Below is a genomic region from Granulibacter bethesdensis CGDNIH1.
CGCGGATTGCGCAACAGTGCGCGCGCCAGCACCACACGTTGCCTCTGCCCACCGGACAGGCGCTGGCCGCCGGGGCCGACTATCGTCTCGAACCCCTCCGGCAGATCGCGGATGAAGCCTCCGGCAGCGGCTTCGGCGGCCTGCTCGATCTCCGCCCGCTCCGCGCCCTCACGCCCGATGCCGATATTGGCGGCGATGGTGTCGTCGAACAGCAATGCATCCTGCCCCACATAGGCAATGGCATCCCGCAGGGAGGCAAGCGTGACCTCCCTGACATCCGCGCCATCAACCAGCACCCGGCCGGACGTCGCATCCCGCAAGCGCGGCAACAGGGCCAGCGCGGTGGATTTTCCGGCTCCCGAAGGCCCGACCAGCGCCACCGTCATGCCCGGCTGAGCAGCGAAGCTCAGCCCGTCCAGCCCGGTACGGCCATCGGCATAGACGAAGCCCACATTCTCGAACGCCACATGCCCTTGCCCTTGCGGCAGAGGAACCGCATCGGGTGCGTCCCTGATGGCGGCAGGCTCGTCGATAACGGCAAACACCCGGACCAGCCCGGCCACCCCCTCCTGCACCGCCGCGTTCAGCGAGCCGAGCGCACGCAGCGGGCGGGAGGCGATCAGCAGTGCGGCGATAAAACCGGCGAAATCGCCCAGGCTGCTCTGTCCGTTTGCGGCGCGCCAGCCGGTGAAGCCGATCACCACCGCGACCGCGCTGCCGCCCAGCACCTCCAGCACCGGATCGACCCGCGCGCGGGACCGCGTCATGCGCAACAACGCGCTGTAGAGGTGCTGAAAAGCCTCTCCGGCGCGCCTGATCTCGAAATCCTCCAGCCGGTAGGCGCGGATGGTGCGGGCCTGCGCGAAACTCTCGTTCAGCAGAGCGGCGGTTTCCCCCATTCGCTCCTGCATGCCGCCGGAGGCACGGCGGATGCGCTTGCCGATTTTCTGGATCGGCAGCGCCGCCAGCGGATACATCGCCGCCGCGATCAGGCTCAGCACCCAATCCAGATACACCATGGAGGAGACCAGCCCCACCACCGTCACCACATCGCCCACCCCGTTGACGGCACGGACCAGCGCCTCCCTGATGGTGGCGGCGTCGGTGGTGAAACGCGCGGCAAGCTGCGCCGGAGCCTCCCGCTCCACCCGATCCAGATCGGCATGGGCGAGGTGGCTGAACATACGCTCCTGCAACTCCCTGATGACGATCAGCACCAGTTGCTGCATGGAGACCGTCTGCCCATACATCGCCGCGCCCTTGATGGCGGTGACGATCAGCACCAGCACCGGAATCTGGTACAAAATCCGCCGGTCACGGGCATTGAACAGGTCGATCGCATGCTGGATCACCACCGGATACAGCGCCGTGCTGCCCGCCATCAGCGCCGTCAGCAGGATCACCACCAGCATACGAACACGGTGATGCGCGATATGCTCCCGCCACAGCCGCCCCATCATGGCGAGGGCGGTCGGCTCCAACTCCACGTTGATCTTCCGCGCCCCTTTACCTCTCCGCTTTGGCGGAGCGTGTGGGGGTGGCGACTGATCCGTTACCTGATCGAGCGGGCGTGCATCCATGCACCCGGGTGTATCAGGCCGGGGGGCGGTTTGCACACCCCCGGCGGGAGAGTAGCGATCCATTATGATGAGTGAGGTCTATCTCCGCGCACGCGGAGGAACCCCGCTTTCCGGCGGTGCATTTCAACGGCACGGAGGTCTATCTCCGCGCACGCGGAGGAACCCACCCCTCCCCTTCCTCGCGGGCGCGCCTTAGGGGTCTATCTCCGCGCACGCGGAGGAACCTGGGACCGATATCGCCGTCCTGCATGACACCAAGGTCTATCTCCGCGCACGCGGAGGAACCGCCGACAGTGCGGCAACCCCTAGTGAGGGGGCAGGTCTATCTCCGCGCACGCGGAGGAACCTCATTCCTGATTGATGGCTCGCAGTCCTATACAGGTCTATCTCCGCGCACGCGGAGGAACCATCTTGAGACAGACGAAACCTATCAGAGATTCGGGTCTATCTCCGCGCACGCGGAGGAACCGCCAGCGCGCGCGGATGGTGCCGACCGCGCGAGGGTCTATCTCCGCGCACGCGGAGGAACCAATGCGTGCCCAACCTCTCCCGGCGACCAGTCGGGTCTATCTCCGCGCACGCGGAGGAACCCCGCAAATCAGCGGCCCCGCTTTTCAGATATCGGGTCTATCTCCGCGCACGCGGAGGAACCTGCTGGCGCAGTCGATGGCGAACGGCACGGGGAGGTCTATCTCCGCGCACGCGGAGGAACCTGTAGCCGACCATCTTCATCTCTGCGAACAATGGGTCTATCTCCGCGCACGCGGAGGAACCCAGTTGATCGGCCCTGATCGGCTCCCAGTACAGGGTCTATCTCCGCGCACGCGGAGGAACCATTTAGGCGAAAGTTATTCTTTTGATCCCGTGGGGTCTATCTCCGCGCACGCGGAGGAACCTCGTCCACCATTTTTGCATTCGGGACGACATTGGGTCTATCTCCGCGCACGCGGAGGAACCTCAGGCGCATCCGGCACCGTCTGCATGAGACCGGGTCTATCTCCGCGCACGCGGAGGAACCCGTAGATCACGACAAGGCGGGTCGGATCGATGAGGTCTATCTCCGCGCACGCGGAGGAACCTCCCGGGGTGGGAGTGGAGTGCGCAAGACGAAGGGTCTATCTCCGCGCACGCGGAGGAACCCCCGGGCTATTTTTGCTCGAAAAGCGTGGGTGGGGTCTATCTCCGCGCACGCGGAGGAACCGCTCTGTATCGCTGGTAGTCTCACGCGCTACGGGGTCTATCTCCGCGCACGCGGAGGAACCAGGATGGCGGGGTCGATCAGCAGGTCGTGCCGAGGTCTATCTCCGCGCACGCGGAGGAACCGGGCTGACCATGGATGCTAGCATAGCTGCCCACGGTCTATCTCCGCGCACGCGGAGGAACCGGATGATGCACCCGGCCCATCCGGCGATATCGGGGTCTATCTCCGCGCACGCGGAGGAACCCATCTTCTCCTTGGGCTCCGCAGCCCGGATCGCGGTCTATCTCCGCGCACGCGGAGGAACCTACGATCTGTGCCGCGCCATGGTGACCGCGCAGGGTCTATCTCCGCGCACGCGGAGGAACCACGAGTGGATTCAGGCTGGCGTTCACCACCGCGGGTCTATCTCCGCGCACGCGGAGGAACCTCTGTCGTCCGAACGCCAGGGCAGCTCGGCCCGGGTCTATCTCCGCGCACGCGGAGGAACCGCTCACCACTGCCTTGGCTGCCCGGTTTGCCAGGGTCTATCTCCGCGCACGCGGAGGAACCGATTAGGCCCCCGTCTATTTTATTCATCAATCAGGTCTATCTCCGCGCACGCGGAGGAACCGTTCGGCCAATTCCGCCGTGTTGGACGCACACAGGTCTATCTCCGCGCACGCGGAGGAACCTGGAACGGTGCGTACGTATCGGAGCTATCGTCGGGTCTATCTCCGCGCACGCGGAGGAACCGCGTTTCTGTCTGAGTGCCCGTTACGCCAGCAGGGTCTATCTCCGCGCACGCGGAGGAACCAGCAGAAAAAAAGCCAAGGGACGTGGGGCACAAGGTCTATCTCCGCGCACGCGGAGGAACCCGCTGCCTTGGGCGCTCGGAAACGGTCGGTCAAAGGTCTATCTCCGCGCACGCGGAGGAACCCTGTATTGGAGCGCAACGTCGCAATACAGGTCGGGTCTATCTCCGCGCACGCGGAGGAACCCCGATCGCACGATACTCGGCCGGACCGGCCGGAGGTCTATCTCCGCGCACGCGGAGGAACCCTGCATATGGAACGGGAAATCAACTATCATGACGGTCTATCTCCGCGCACGCGGAGGAACCCACTCCTAAGTGCGCGGCAGGTCAGAAAGCTCGGGTCTATCTCCGCGCACGCGGAGGAACCCGGATGAAGCCCCTAATGCGGAGGTGACGGAGCGGTCTATCTCCGCGCACGCGGAGGAACCTTCCCGCAAAACTGCGCCATGTCTTTGCCGCTGGGTCTATCTCCGCGCACGCGGAGGAACCCGGCAGACAAATCGTGCGCGTCAGCTAGAAACGGGTCTATCTCCGCGCACGCGGAGGAACCCGGAAAAATACCTGACGGACGTAGAGGGTGTCGGGTCTATCTCCGCGCACGCGGAGGAACCCCCAACGGTCGTTGGTTCACTACGATCACAGGGGGTCTATCTCCGCGCACGCGGAGGAACCACGTGGGGCACAATCGTCCAACGCCCGCTGGCGGGTCTATCTCCGCGCACGCGGAGGAACCGCATTCGGTGGGGGCAGCGCGAAACCAATCGAAGGTCTATCTCCGCGCACGCGGAGGAACCCGACGCAAATAAATAACGCCCTAGGAACGACGGGGTCTATCTCCGCGCACGCGGAGGAACCCATGTCACGCCGCAGCGCACGGATGCCCAGCGAGGTCTATCTCCGCGCACGCGGAGGAACCTCTTGCCTACAACACATTGATACTTATTGACAATCTCAAAGAACACAATGTTTCAGAAATTAACTTCTCTGAAGCAGCAGTACTCCACCGGCATCGATAATGTCCTTCGGAGCATCACAATCAGAACAGAATCAGGTTAGGAGCTATACCAACCCTGCTCCTCTCCCACTTCCTCATGCAGAATTAAAGACGCGTCTGATCGTCTTCTGCAACGGGTGCAGGATTAAAAAGGGGCATGAGAAGATTGGCTCTCTATACGCTCACCCGTTGGCGGAACATCCAGAACATGCTTGGCAATCATTGATGGAACAAAGCCCGGACGAACTGCATGAAGCGCAGGCTGCGCAAGGATATATTAAATAATCTGCTCCACCCTCCTGACATCAAAATCGATTTTGTGCGGAAAGACCTTTCCACTTTCATTACCGAGAGCACCCAGATGGCTTGAAAGCCGGACCGAAAAGGGATTTTTCTTCAAACATCAGGCCGGACGCAGCAATTCTTATGTCTGTGTCAGACGAAGAGTAGAATTTAAATTCCTCCCGCCTTCACGCCATCCTTCACCCACGCCAGCAACGCCGCCTTTTCCTCCTCCCCCTCCCGACAGCCGCGCCGGAGCCATTCCGTGCGGAGGGTGTCGAGCAAATGGCCGAGCGCCGGGCCGGGCACGGCGAGACCGGCCGCCAGCAGATCGCGGCCCGCCAATGGGAAATTCGGGCGGCTCAAAGGCGTCAGAAGGCGTGTCAGATGCGCCGCCCGCTCATCGCGCAACATGACCCAGGCGCGATCAATCAGAGCCTGCGCCGGATCATCAGCCAGCAGACGGCGCAGGCTCACCATATCCGCAGCACCATCCCACACCGGCACAGAACCATCCAGGCAGGTGGTCAACCGGCCTGCCTCCTGACCGGACAGACGCAGGCGCTCGGCCAAGGCGCGGGGAGGCTCCTTTGCCCCCACCAGCAAAGCGAGGCGCGGGATTGCTTCCTCCGCCAGGCCTTCGCCGGGCATGCCGTTTGCAACCGCCTCGACCAACGGTGCGGGATCGTATCCGGCGGGAAACAGCACCGGCAGCACACCGGTCTGCTCCATCGCCGCCAGTATCGCCGCCAGATGCGGGCCGGTGAGGATACGGCGCAACTCGCTCCACACACGCTCCGCCGACAGCTGCGTCAACTCTCCGGCCATGGCGGTAATGGCCTGCATCGCCGCCGCATCCGGCTCCGTCCCCTGTTCCCACCGGCCATAGCGGGCCTGAAAGCGGAAAAAACGCAGCGCCCGCAGCCGGTCCTCTGCCACCCGCCGCCCCGCCTGCCCTACGAAGCGGACCCGGCCAGCGCGCAGATCGTCCAGACCGCCGAAATAATCATGCAGCGTGCCATCCGGCGACAGGGACATGGCGTTGATGGTAAAATCCCGCCGCGCCGCATCCTCCTGCCAGTCATCGGTGAAGGACACCTCGGCATGGCGGCCATCCGTCGCCAGATCCCGGCGCAGGCTGGTGATCTCGAAATGCTGGCCCCTGCTCACCGCTGTCACCGTACCGTGGGAAAGCCCGGTGGGAATACTGTGCAGGCCAGCCTGTTCCAGACGTTGCAACGTCTGCTCCGGCGGCATCGGCACGGCAAGATCGATATCCGCCACCGGCCGCCCTGCCAGCGCATCCCGCACGCATCCCCCCACCGGACGCGCCTGCGGCAAAACCGCCAGCACATCCTGCAGGGCCGGATCATCCAGCCATGATGGATACAGAAATGGTTTTTCTTCCGTCAAAAGCCGGGCTCCGACGCCAGATGAGCCTCCGCCTGCCGCAACCGCAAGGATAGCTCCATCAGGATCGTGGCAGTCGCGCCCCAGATCACATGCTGCTCATGCGGCCAGACCCAGCTTTGATGACGCATGCCTCTTACCTCCAGCCAGTCCTGCCGGGGCGCGTCAGGATCCAGCAGCACACGTAATTTCAGTTCGAACACCGCCGCCACTTCCGCGGGCGCAATGCTCACCACCCAGTCCGGGCGCACCAGCCCCACCACCGGCGTCACCACAAAGCCGGTTCCGGTCAGGACCGGATCGAGCCGTCCGAGAATATGCACATCCTCCGCCA
It encodes:
- a CDS encoding ABC transporter ATP-binding protein gives rise to the protein MMGRLWREHIAHHRVRMLVVILLTALMAGSTALYPVVIQHAIDLFNARDRRILYQIPVLVLIVTAIKGAAMYGQTVSMQQLVLIVIRELQERMFSHLAHADLDRVEREAPAQLAARFTTDAATIREALVRAVNGVGDVVTVVGLVSSMVYLDWVLSLIAAAMYPLAALPIQKIGKRIRRASGGMQERMGETAALLNESFAQARTIRAYRLEDFEIRRAGEAFQHLYSALLRMTRSRARVDPVLEVLGGSAVAVVIGFTGWRAANGQSSLGDFAGFIAALLIASRPLRALGSLNAAVQEGVAGLVRVFAVIDEPAAIRDAPDAVPLPQGQGHVAFENVGFVYADGRTGLDGLSFAAQPGMTVALVGPSGAGKSTALALLPRLRDATSGRVLVDGADVREVTLASLRDAIAYVGQDALLFDDTIAANIGIGREGAERAEIEQAAEAAAGGFIRDLPEGFETIVGPGGQRLSGGQRQRVVLARALLRNPRILLLDEATSALDAESEAAVQQALTRLRQGRTTLVIAHRLSTVRDADLVVAMADGRVAEQGTHTALMEQDGLYARLVRSQTLEL
- a CDS encoding CCA tRNA nucleotidyltransferase; amino-acid sequence: MTEEKPFLYPSWLDDPALQDVLAVLPQARPVGGCVRDALAGRPVADIDLAVPMPPEQTLQRLEQAGLHSIPTGLSHGTVTAVSRGQHFEITSLRRDLATDGRHAEVSFTDDWQEDAARRDFTINAMSLSPDGTLHDYFGGLDDLRAGRVRFVGQAGRRVAEDRLRALRFFRFQARYGRWEQGTEPDAAAMQAITAMAGELTQLSAERVWSELRRILTGPHLAAILAAMEQTGVLPVLFPAGYDPAPLVEAVANGMPGEGLAEEAIPRLALLVGAKEPPRALAERLRLSGQEAGRLTTCLDGSVPVWDGAADMVSLRRLLADDPAQALIDRAWVMLRDERAAHLTRLLTPLSRPNFPLAGRDLLAAGLAVPGPALGHLLDTLRTEWLRRGCREGEEEKAALLAWVKDGVKAGGI
- a CDS encoding CoA pyrophosphatase, yielding MEVEETVPPCGIASVGRYLRTALALPGPDRVLLRRPEMLADTVSMMRAAAVLVGITEAEEPGIILTLRAAGLSHHAGQVSFPGGRIDPGDASPEHAALREAREEVGLLAEDVHILGRLDPVLTGTGFVVTPVVGLVRPDWVVSIAPAEVAAVFELKLRVLLDPDAPRQDWLEVRGMRHQSWVWPHEQHVIWGATATILMELSLRLRQAEAHLASEPGF